The Streptomyces pratensis genomic interval GGTCGAGGCGCAGCCCGGGGTGGAGCTGGGCGGGGCGGCGGCCCACGCTGGAGTTGCCGCCCAGATAGGTGAGTTCGAGCTCCGGGTGCTGGAGCACGAGCCGGAGGAGTTCACCGCCGGCGAGTCCGGAGGCTCCGACGATTCCTGCTCGGATCATTCGAGGGTCTCCTGTACGTGGCGGATGACGGCGGCCGAGATGTCGGCGTCCGTCGTGGAGGCGACCCCGCGCCAGGCGGGCGCGTGGTTGACCTCGTTGACGAGGTGGCCCGACTCGGTGCGGAACAGGTCGACGCCGTAGACGCCGGGGCCGAGCCGGTCCACGACCGCGTCGACGACCTTGGCCACCTCCGGGTCGTGCGCCAGCGAGCGGCTCTGGTTGCCGAGTGCGGCGTTGCTGCGCCAGTCGGCGCCGGCGCTCTCGAACTCCGCGGCGGCGACGATCTCCCGCCCGACCACCAGGCAGCGCACGGAGCCGCCACCGAGGTAGGGCTCGAGCAGGCACGCCTGCTCGAAGGCGTGGCCCAGGTCCTCGACGTAGTCGTACACCGAGTGCGCCAGGTCGGCGTCGCGGACCAGGGTGACCCGCTTGCCCATGCCGCCGTAGACGGGCTTGAGCACGGCGGGGGTGCCGAGGTCGGCCAGCGCCTTGCCGTAGTCCTTGCGGGACAGCACGAGGCGGAAGTCCGGTACGGGGACACCCGCTTCGCGCAGCACGGCCCGCAGGACGAGCTTGTTCTCACACGCGTGGATGGCGGCGGCGGTGTTCAGGACGGGCGTGCCGTCCGCCTCGGCGAGGGTGGCGATGAGTCCACCGCGGGTGTAGCTGCGGCTGCGCACCAGGACGGCGTCGTAGCCGGCGAGCGGGGAGGAGCCGGCGGAGCCGAGGCTGAGGTCCTCGTCGTTGACCCAGTCGATGTGCAGCCCGGCCTGTTCGGCCGCCCGCATCAGCCGGCGTTCCTCCCACCCGACCCGGTCCGCGACGACAGCGATCCTTCTGCCCATCTCACTGACCCCAGTCGCGCAGGGTGACCTCGACCATCTCCAGGGTCAGCCTGCCGTCGGCTATGGCCTCCACACGCAGCGTCAGCATGCACTCGGGGCAGGACAGGGTCTCGCCGACGAGGATCGGCGGCAGGGTGAGGCCGGTCTCGCACTCCGGGCAGACACCGGACAGGGTGGCGGTGGTCATGGGTGGACTCCTCTACGGGTACGGGGGTGACAGGAGGACGGGGTGGCTCAGATGTTCTGGAAGTCGACCGCGGCCTTGCGGATCGCGTCACGGTCCAGCAGCGGGGCACCCGCTGCTTCCTGCCGGGTCACGAGCCAGGGGGTGAAGGCGTCGATGTCGACGACGACCCCGGAGTCGTCGAGCGCCCAGCGAACCAGGGCGCCGGTGAGCCGGGTTCTGACTCTCAACTCGCGTGTGTTGCCCACGAGTTCGGCGGGGAGTGTTTCGTAGGCCTCCGGGTGGAGCAGCTGACCGGGCAGCTCGTACGCGAAAGCGTGCGGGGTGGTCGGGCCGGACTGGAAGGCCTCGCCCAGGCCCGCGCCGCGCAGGGCGAGGCGGGAGAGCTCGGTCAGATGGGTCAGGTCGAAGCGCCGGTCGTCGTGGATCACGCGCAGTGCGGTGAGCAGTTCGGCGAGCGGAGCGTTCCCGCCGCGCTCGCCTATGCCGCCGACGGTCGCGGAGATCCAGCGGGCGCCGGCGCGTACCGCGGCCAGGGAGTTGGCCACGGCCATGCCGAGCATGTTGTGCGAGTGGATCTCGATCTCCGAGCCGTCGATGGCGGTGATGTCGGAGATGACCTTCTCCATCTGCCATGGCGAGAGGTACGCCACGGTCTCGGCGAGCCGGAACCGGTCCGCACCGGCGTCGAAGCCGGCCTCGACGTACGGGACCAGGCGTTCCCCGGGCGTGCGCGCACCGTCCTCGCCGCTGAACGTGACGTGGAAGCCGCGGTCCTTGGCCTGGGATATCGCCGAACGGGCCACCACGTGCAGGAGCTTGGCGCTGGGTGAGTCCAGCTTGAGCTTCGCGTGCTGCTCCGAGGTGGGGATGGAGTACATGATGTGGCGCACACCCAGGCGTGCGGCCTCGTCGAGGGCGGTGGCCACCTGATGGCGGTCGCGGACCACGACGAGCGTCATGCTGCGCTCGGGACCGATGGCCTCGTGGGTGGCCTCGATCAGTGCGGCGTCCTTGGAACCGGGGCCCGAGATCATGCCGACCTCGACGAGATCGATGCCGGTCCTGACCAGGAGGCGGGCGATCTCGGCCGCGTCGTGGGACTTGAACTCGACGCCCGCCATGTGCGCGGAGTCGCGCAGTGTGGCGTCGGACAGATGGGGCGGTACGGGAAGACTTGTCTCTGCGGGGGTGACTGCCATGGTGCGTTCCCTCTCTTCCAGGCTTTCCGGAACGGCCTTTCGACGGACCGTTCCCGGGCGTGCTGCTGAATAGGCGGCCACTGGAATACGGGGGGACCGTTCCCTGGATCGGCACGCCGTGGAGCGCTGAACAAAATGATGCAAGCACCCGGTGGGCTGGGGCAATGCACGTCGTGTCAAGTCGCGCCAAGGAACGTCAGGACAGGTCGGTGCCACTGAAATCTGAATGACACGGCGTCGAGTTACGTAAAACTTCGCTCATTCGTCCGATAAATCGGCGCCCCGGACCGAATGAGACCGCCGCCACCCGGCTATGGTGACTCCATTCCCCCACGGCCCGCCTTCATGACCCGCCTTCAACGGCTCGCATTCATGAATCCGCCGCCGGCCGGGAAATCCACGTACGCGAATTCAAGGACGCCCTTTTCGAAACCCGTGCACGCCGGGGCCGGGAAGGCCCCGTGAACGAGGGGAGATCCAATGGTGCTCGCACAGCCCGAACTCCGTACGGACCCGGAAGAGGCCACCGGCGCCGGCCCGCTCGAACGCTCCCGTGAGCTGGCCGGCCGTCTCGCCTGGCCGACCACGGCCGAACGTGACCGTGAACGGATCTGGGACCCCGCGCTGTTCGCCGAACTGGCACGCGCGAGACCCGGGCCGTCCCTGGCCGGCCCCATGGTGCCCGCGCCCCTGGGCGGCGGCGGCAGCACCGCGGCCGAGGCACTGGCCCTGCTCGAAGGGCTCGGCGAAGGCTCCCGCGATCCGGGGCTGGCCCTGGCCGTGGCCGTTCACGCGGTCCTGGCCACCGTCCCCCTGCGCGCCCATGGCACGCCGCGCCAGCGCGAGCGCTACCTGCCGCGCATGGCCTCCGGCGAGTGGTTCGGCGGGCTGTCGCTGCGCCAGACGCACGGCGGCGCCGTCGCCCCCGCCGTCACCGCGCGCCCCGCACCCGCCGGGCAGGGCGGCTGGCTCCTGACCGGCCGCCTGGATCTGGTGGCGGGCGCGCCCGTCGCCCACCACTTCCTGGTGATCGCCGCACACCAGGGCGGCGGCCGCACCACCTTCCTGGTGGACAGGGCCACCCCGGGCCTGCTGGTCACCGAGGGCGGACCGGCGGCCATGCCCACCTGTCCGTGGGGGCACCTCCTGCTCGATGGAGCCCATGTGGACGAGGAGTCGGTCCTGGGCACGGTCGAGGGCGCCCCGGCCGAGGTGGAGCCGCTGCTCGCGGTGCTGGACTGGGTGTACTGCGGTGCGCCCTGGCTCGGCGTCATGCGCGCCCTGGCACGGGACGCCCTGGAGGCCGCGCGCGGCCGGGAGCTGTTCGGCCGCCCGCTCACCCACGACCAGGCCACCCGCTTCGCGCTCGCCGACCTCGCCACCCAGGTCGAACTCGCCGAGGGCCTGTTGCGCCAGACCGCCGCCCGGCTCGACGACGGCGGCGCGCTCCCGCTCCAGGAGGCGGCCGCGGCAAGGCTGTTCGTCGCCGACGCGGCGGTCCGGGTCACCCGGGCGGCGGCCGGCCTGACCGGGCCACTCGCCGGGACCGGCGACGGCCTCGCCGAACGGGCCCACCGCGACGCCCTGTTCCTGTCCCGCACCGGCGGCGGCGCGCAGGTGCTGCGCCCGGTCGTCGCGGCTTCCATGCTCGGACTCGGCTGAAGGTGAGGACCATGAACGACCGACCCCGCTCCGAAGAAGACACGCCGGCCTTCCCGGGCATCGCGTCCCGGGCCGCGGCTACCGACACCGAAGGCCGGATACCGGCCGCGAACTGGGATGAGCTGGTCGACAGCGGGTACCTGCGGCTGTTCCATCCGGCGGAGGCCGGCGGCTCCGGCGCCGGCGCCGACGCCCAGTTCGACGCCATGGAGGCGCTGGCCAGGGCCTGTTCGGGCACGTACTGGTCCGCGACGGTGTCCGCACTGCTGTGCGGCAGCCTGATCGCGACATACGGCAGTCTCCGCGACCACGAGCGGCTGCTGCGCCCGCTGCTGTCCGGCGAGGGGACGGCCTGCTTCGGCATCGTCGAGCCGACGGCCGGCAGCGACGCGAGCACCTACCGCACCACGGTCCGCCCGTCGGGCCGGCCCGACGGCGGGTATGTCATACGGGGCGAGAAGTCCCGTATCACCAATGCCCCGACCGCGGACCTGGCCGTCACCCTGGCCCGCCGCGACAAGGGCCCCGGGGACGACGGCCCCGACTGGTGCCTGGCCTTCGTGAACCTGCGCCAGCCGGGGGTGCAGCGCTACGAGACCCCGCACATGGGCCTGCGCGCGATGCCGTGGGGCGGGCTGGTCCTCTCGGACGCGTACATCCCTGAGGCGGACGTCGTCCCTGTCCCGTTCCAGGCGCTGTCGGACGGCATGACGTGGGGCTGGCTGCTGGTGTCGATCGCGGCGATCGCGACCGCCGAGGCGGCACTGACGGCGTCGGTGCGCCACGCCCAGGCACGGGTGTCCTACGGACGCGCCCTGGCGCACATGGAGGGGGTCCAAGCTCAACTGGCCGACTCACGGGCACAGTTGAACGCGGCCCGGGTTCTTGCGCGCCGGGCCCTGCGTGAGCGCGCTTCGGGCAGTCCGGCGCGACAGCTGATCGGCATGCTCAAGGTGTACGCCACCGAGCTCGCCGTGGAGATCACACAGCGGGCGGTGCAGATCCACGGCGCGTTCGGCGTGACCCAGGGCCACGAGGTGGAGCGCCACTACCGGGACGCCCAGATGAACGTCATCGGCGCCTTCGCCTCCAACCGCCTGCGGGAGCAGCTGGCCGAGGGCCTGGGTCTCGGCCCGGCGGTCTACCAGCCGTTCGACTGGCTGGCCCCGACGGGGCTGCGCCACCACCCGGTGAGCCTGGACGGCGGGACGCGCGCGGTGCACAGGGTGGCGTGACGGAGAGGTGAGGGAGCCCCGCGCCGGGAGGCGCCCCCACCGGCGCGGGGCCCGTGCCCGCGCCGGTGGGGACGGGCAGCGGGCCGGGCCGGCGGGAGTACCCGCCCGGTGGTCCCAGGCGTCATGCGTACGGGCGCCAGTCGCCCAGGTGCCCGGCCACCGTGTGCGCGCGGGCCTCGGAAGGGGTCAGCTGCGGGCGGTTGCCGGGGACGGTGACGCGCGCGCCGGGACCGGAGTTGCGGTACTCGGCGAAGCGCTGTTCCTGCCAGGGGAAGCCCGAGGACATCGTGCCGTACGGCGTGACCGCGTCGATGCCCGCGCCGAGGTGGCTGTCGCGGACGGTCAGCATCGGGTGCGCGGTGAGGTCGGACGAGGGCACCCAGGGGCGTGCCAGCTTGTAGTACGCGTCGGGGGCGGTGCTGGTGATCCGGGAGCGCAGGACCAGGTAGCCGCGCGGGTTGGCTCCGGCGGTGCTGGGCGCGAAGACGAAGCCGTACGGCGCCGAGGCCAGGTCGGTGCGCGTCAGGGTGCGGAAGTGGCAGCGGTCGTAGACGGCGGTGGCGCGGCCGAAGACGAAGTCGACGTCCCCCTCAACGTAGCAGTCGCGGTAGTACTGCCGGGCGAACGCG includes:
- a CDS encoding acyl-CoA dehydrogenase family protein; protein product: MNDRPRSEEDTPAFPGIASRAAATDTEGRIPAANWDELVDSGYLRLFHPAEAGGSGAGADAQFDAMEALARACSGTYWSATVSALLCGSLIATYGSLRDHERLLRPLLSGEGTACFGIVEPTAGSDASTYRTTVRPSGRPDGGYVIRGEKSRITNAPTADLAVTLARRDKGPGDDGPDWCLAFVNLRQPGVQRYETPHMGLRAMPWGGLVLSDAYIPEADVVPVPFQALSDGMTWGWLLVSIAAIATAEAALTASVRHAQARVSYGRALAHMEGVQAQLADSRAQLNAARVLARRALRERASGSPARQLIGMLKVYATELAVEITQRAVQIHGAFGVTQGHEVERHYRDAQMNVIGAFASNRLREQLAEGLGLGPAVYQPFDWLAPTGLRHHPVSLDGGTRAVHRVA
- a CDS encoding acyl-CoA dehydrogenase family protein, which gives rise to MVLAQPELRTDPEEATGAGPLERSRELAGRLAWPTTAERDRERIWDPALFAELARARPGPSLAGPMVPAPLGGGGSTAAEALALLEGLGEGSRDPGLALAVAVHAVLATVPLRAHGTPRQRERYLPRMASGEWFGGLSLRQTHGGAVAPAVTARPAPAGQGGWLLTGRLDLVAGAPVAHHFLVIAAHQGGGRTTFLVDRATPGLLVTEGGPAAMPTCPWGHLLLDGAHVDEESVLGTVEGAPAEVEPLLAVLDWVYCGAPWLGVMRALARDALEAARGRELFGRPLTHDQATRFALADLATQVELAEGLLRQTAARLDDGGALPLQEAAAARLFVADAAVRVTRAAAGLTGPLAGTGDGLAERAHRDALFLSRTGGGAQVLRPVVAASMLGLG
- a CDS encoding isopropylmalate synthase produces the protein MAVTPAETSLPVPPHLSDATLRDSAHMAGVEFKSHDAAEIARLLVRTGIDLVEVGMISGPGSKDAALIEATHEAIGPERSMTLVVVRDRHQVATALDEAARLGVRHIMYSIPTSEQHAKLKLDSPSAKLLHVVARSAISQAKDRGFHVTFSGEDGARTPGERLVPYVEAGFDAGADRFRLAETVAYLSPWQMEKVISDITAIDGSEIEIHSHNMLGMAVANSLAAVRAGARWISATVGGIGERGGNAPLAELLTALRVIHDDRRFDLTHLTELSRLALRGAGLGEAFQSGPTTPHAFAYELPGQLLHPEAYETLPAELVGNTRELRVRTRLTGALVRWALDDSGVVVDIDAFTPWLVTRQEAAGAPLLDRDAIRKAAVDFQNI
- a CDS encoding lysine biosynthesis protein LysW; its protein translation is MTTATLSGVCPECETGLTLPPILVGETLSCPECMLTLRVEAIADGRLTLEMVEVTLRDWGQ
- a CDS encoding ATP-grasp domain-containing protein, whose protein sequence is MGRRIAVVADRVGWEERRLMRAAEQAGLHIDWVNDEDLSLGSAGSSPLAGYDAVLVRSRSYTRGGLIATLAEADGTPVLNTAAAIHACENKLVLRAVLREAGVPVPDFRLVLSRKDYGKALADLGTPAVLKPVYGGMGKRVTLVRDADLAHSVYDYVEDLGHAFEQACLLEPYLGGGSVRCLVVGREIVAAAEFESAGADWRSNAALGNQSRSLAHDPEVAKVVDAVVDRLGPGVYGVDLFRTESGHLVNEVNHAPAWRGVASTTDADISAAVIRHVQETLE